A genomic segment from Gossypium hirsutum isolate 1008001.06 chromosome D04, Gossypium_hirsutum_v2.1, whole genome shotgun sequence encodes:
- the LOC107898586 gene encoding proline-rich protein 2: MENLEFRGRALVAFTVWSLLFVTTFCNANGDGKTVEVVGVGECTDCKENNLDSTQAFSGLRVTIDCKPENGDHFKTRGSGKLDKQGNFKVSLPQHLFKDGKLNEHCYAQLRTVSSPQPCPSINGLESSKLVFKSTTDQKHQFGLKENLKFSPITCVSASFWPHHHHNFPPLPKLPPLPPLKSFHHHYPHPPIYKKPLPPPVYKPHPVPVYKKPLPPPVPVYKPPVYKPHPVPVYKKPLPPPVPVYKPPVYKPHPVPVYKKPLPPPVPIYKPKPFPPIPHKPLPPLPKIPPFTKKPCPPLPKLPPKYFHHPKFGKWPPLPPFAPHHP, translated from the exons ATGGAGAACCTCGAGTTTCGAGGAAGAGCACTTGTGGCGTTCACAGTATGGTCATTATTATTTGTGACCACATTTTGCAATGCTAACGGTGATGGTAAAACAGTTGAAGTGGTCGGGGTTGGTGAATGCACAGATTGCAAAGAGAATAACTTGGACTCCACCCAAGCATTTTCAG GTCTTCGTGTAACCATAGATTGCAAGCCAGAAAATGGTGACCATTTCAAAACCAGAGGGTCTGGAAAGCTTGACAAACAAGGCAATTTCAAAGTCTCTCTTCCACAACACTTGTTCAAAGATGGCAAATTGAATGAACATTGCTACGCACAGCTTCGCACTGTATCATCACCTCAACCTTGCCCTTCCATTAATGGCTTAGAATCCTCTAAGCTAGTTTTCAAATCCACCACCGACCAGAAACACCAGTTTGGGTTAAAAGAGAACCTCAAATTCTCACCAATAACATGTGTCTCAGCCTCCTTTTGGCCTCACCACCACCACAACTTCCCTCCATTGCCTAAGCTTCCACCACTTCCGCCATTGAAAAGCTTCCACCATCATTACCCTCACCCTCCCATCTACAAGAAACCTCTTCCACCACCGGTTTATAAGCCTCACCCGGTGCCGGTCTACAAGAAACCACTCCCTCCGCCGGTTCCTGTCTACAAACCACCGGTTTATAAGCCTCATCCGGTGCCGGTCTACAAGAAGCCGCTTCCACCGCCGGTTCCTGTCTACAAACCACCGGTTTATAAGCCTCATCCGGTGCCGGTTTATAAGAAGCCGCTTCCACCGCCGGTTCCTATTTACAAACCGAAACCCTTCCCTCCTATTCCTCACAAGCCACTTCCTCCTCTTCCGAAGATTCCTCCATTTACGAAGAAGCCGTGCCCTCCGCTTCCCAAGCTTCCTCCCAAGTATTTCCACCACCCCAAGTTCGGAAAATGGCCGCCGTTGCCGCCGTTTGCTCCACATCATCCTTGA
- the LOC107898585 gene encoding translocon-associated protein subunit alpha, with product MAMKIFSVFFFALLFLASPFLQVARCQSEAEADVAEAVEGGDLGIVGEDVQDFGDPNYSSAPEVKTVCVFPKNSAKLVLAGEQTELLVGMENIGESPVNVIAIKASVHLPFDHRMLVQNLTAVAFNNATVPPSVQATFPYVFAVSKYLQPGTFDLVGSIIYDIDQQPYQSTFYNGTIEVVEAGGFLSVESVFLVTLGIALLVLLGLWLHGQFQRITKKTKRAPKVEVGTRAPDASLDEWLQGTAYTQSASKSKKK from the exons ATGGCGATGAAAATTTTCAGCGTTTTCTTCTTTGCTCTCCTCTTCCTCGCATCTCCTTTCCTTCAAg TTGCTAGGTGTCAATCAGAAGCAGAGGCAGATGTTGCAGAAGCTGTTGAAGGAGGTGATCTCGGTATTGTTGGGGAGGATGTTCAGGATTTTGGTGATCCTAATTACAGTTCAGCTCCTGAAGTTAAAACTGTTTGCGTTTTCCCCAAAAATAGCGCCAAAT TGGTTCTGGCTGGAGAACAGACTGAGCTCCTTGTTGGGATGGAAAATATTG GGGAGTCACCTGTGAATGTCATTGCTATCAAAGCCAGTGTTCATCTCCCTTTTGATCACCGTATGCTTGTTCAAAATCTTACAGCAGTG GCTTTCAACAATGCAACTGTACCCCCTTCAGTTCAAGCTACTTTCCCTTACGTATTTGCTGTTAGCAAGTACTTACAG CCTGGAACTTTTGATCTTGTGGGTTCGATTATCTATGATATTGATCAGCAACCATACCAAAGTACATTCTATAATGGTACCATTGAAGTTGTTGAGGCTGGTGGTTTCCTCAGTGTTGAGTCCGTTTTCCTTGTTACCCTTGGGATTGCACTTCTTGTTCTCCTTGGTTTGTGGCTTCACGGTCAATTTCAGCGTATCACCAAG AAAACTAAGAGGGCTCCAAAGGTGGAAGTTGGGACCAGGGCTCCCGATGCTTCACTGGATGAATGGCTTCAG GGAACTGCTTACACTCAGTCGGCTTCCAAATCAAAGAAGAAGTAG
- the LOC107898016 gene encoding uncharacterized protein, with protein MQDQLQQQMQIEKIQQKMMDKMMESQGSMMTKLTQLLTEGKDKGKSPMVNVEEEGDDGPLYPPSFIPLHVQPQVKMYPRKSSVTIRPQQFQADISRSMNYQARSGSSPENNLVTPVVLDFDEAVEKEKTKEELLKQLEERWKWIEERFKALETIEICHRIDAKDLSLIPVLVLPYKFKIPEFEKYNGTTCPEAHITMFCGRMTGYVNSEQLLIHCFQDNLMGAASKWYNQLSRAKISSLRDLAQAFMKQYGHMAEMVPDRITLQNMEKKLNEGFRQYAQRWREVAVQVQPLLLEREMTMLFINALKAPFITHMLGSATKSFSDIVMCSEMIESAIRSGNIDVEENNKRQASKKKEGEVNNVSAYNKSVTVNQRRKVVANQQGSSKQESGGRPSTERPQFTPIPMSYKELYQNLFNAHVVAPFYLTPLQLSYPEWYNANAQCDYHAGVTGHSIEHCTAFKKLVERLITMGVVKVDDSFGTGNPLPNHTDSGVNMMSENEGKRVNGSVAEVKIPLMWV; from the coding sequence ATGCAGGATCAGCTTCAGCAGCAGATGCAGATCGAGAAGATTCAGCAGAAAATGATGgataaaatgatggaatctcaagggagCATGATGACCAAGTTAACGCAATTGTTGACTGAAGGAAAAGATAAAGGAAAGAGCCCTATGGTTAACGTCGAAGAAGAAGGTGATGACGGACCCCTGTATCCTCCAAGCTTCATTCCCCTACATGTGCAGCCCCAAGTGAAAATGTACCCGCGTAAATCTTCTGTTACGATTAGGCCTCAACAGTTTCAGGCCGATATTTCAAGGTCAATGAATTACCAAGCTAGATCAGGCTCTAGCCCTGAGAATAATCTTGTCACTCCTGTTGTTCTTGATTTTGATGAGgcagttgaaaaagaaaaaacaaaagaagaactaCTAAAGCAATTAGAGGAAAGATGGAAGTGGATCGAAGAGAGATTCAAAGCATTAGAAACTATTGAGATATGTCATAGGATTGATGCTAAAGATTTAAGTTTGATACCTGttttggtgctcccttacaagtTTAAAATACCGGAATTCGAGAAGTATAATGGGACCACTTGCCCTGAGGCCCACATTACCATGTTTTGTGGACGAATGACCGGGTATGTCAATAGTGAACAGTTATTGATACACTGTTTTCAAGATAACCTCATGGGGGCAGCGTctaaatggtataatcaattAAGTCGTGCTAAGATTAGCTCTttgagggatttagcacaggcttttaTGAAGCAGTACGGTCATATGGCGGAAATGGTTCCTGATAGGATTACCTTGCAGAACATGGAGAAAAAGTTGAATGAAGGTTTTAGGCAGTACGctcagaggtggagggaggtggCAGTGCAGGTCCAACCACTGCTCCTTGAAAGAGAAATGACGATGCTTTTCATAAATGCGCTGAAAGCCCCATTCATCacgcatatgttaggaagtgctacaaaaagcttttctgataTAGTCATGTGTAGTGAGATGATTGAAAGTGCTATAAGGAGCGGAAATATTGATGTCGAAGAGAACAACAAAAGACAAGCTTCAAAGAAAAAAGAAGGTGAGGTGAACAATGTAAGTGCATACAACAAATCGGTTACTGTGAATCAACGCAGAAAAGTAGTGGCAAATCAGCAGGGTTCATCAAAACAGGAATCTGGTGGGAGGCCGAGTACTGAGAGGCCCCAGTTCACACCCATTCCtatgtcatataaggagttgtatcagaattTATTCAACGCGCATGTTGTTGCCCCATTTTACTTGACCCCTTTACAGCTTTCGTATCCTGAATGGTATAATGCGAATGCACAATGCGATTACCATGCAGGAgttacggggcattccatagaacaTTGTACTGCTTTTAAAAAGCTTGTTGAAAGGCTCATTACGATGGGCGTTGTCAAGGTAGATGATTCATTTGGCACAGGGAATCCGTTACCCAATCACACTGATAGTGGGGTAAACATGATGAGTGAAAATGAGGGGAAAAGGGTCAATGGGAGTGTTGCTGAAGTAAAAATCCCTTTGATGTGGGTTTAA
- the LOC107898015 gene encoding G kinase-anchoring protein 1-like, whose translation MEEERMNLRLDVDVQKLEADKLRKGKNKAKEELDSLKTDYKKLRLSMRTAGLGKTSEQWSEEIREEKNKSDWWERKFQEVQARNEALEKCLSESQKENGELKDRVVELEGSLHQHRSRNSVVEVKASLSKIEKMKSKIEGLEAALRNCEVRIEHLEAKEGRQNEQLQYFQNQVRDRNHVMGEAVVQIREVANYLQALTV comes from the coding sequence ATGGAGGAAGAAAGGATGAATTTGAGATTGGATGTGGATGTTCAGAAGCTCGAGGCTGATAAATTAAGGAAGGGGAAGAATAAGGCCAAGGAAGAGCTAGATAGcttgaagacagattacaagaagctgcgtcTGTCAATGAGAACTGCCGGGCTTGGAAAAACTTCAGAGCAGTGGAGTGAAGAGATTCGTGAAGAAAAAAACAAGTCAGACTGGTGGGAAAGAAAATTTCAAGAGGTTCAAGCACGGAATGAAGCATTAGAAAAGTGCTTGTCAGAGAGCCAAAAGGAAAATGGCGAGTTAAAGGACAGGGTGGTTGAGTTAGAAGGGTCTCTTCATCAACATAGAAGTCGAAACTCTGTAGTGGAGGTAAAGGCAAGTCTAAGCAAGATTGAAAAGATGAAGAGCAAAATAGAAGGGTTAGAAGCAGCATTGCGAAATTGTGAGGTTCGAATTGAGCATCTAGAAGCAAAAGAAGGTCGTCAGAATGAGCAACTTCAGTATTTCCAAAATCAAGTTAGAGACAGGAATCATGTTATGGGAGAAGCTGTGGTTCAGATTCGAGAGGTAGCAAATTACTTACAAGCTTTGACAGTTTAG